From a single Fulvivirga ulvae genomic region:
- a CDS encoding App1 family protein, with product MSASRYLSKFLKREDPVIIVPYGGYASDLMIHAQARVLEDEGIRQSEADSALKNLWNSFKRFESDEKKGMKVKVKWGDQEKLLVSDKEGYVYLDEALKQQYTHEETLWIPLTYELMQDAEVIYQTTTQVMKPSYKAEFGVISDLDDTVIHTGVSSTLKWRLLVNSLMRHSHNRMPLEGAHEFYRLLYKGKSGFATNPFFYLSNSPWNIYDYLNAFLRKYDFPDGPVLLRDIGISWPRRKSFMEGNKYLKVKHILETYPSLPFILIGDAAEIDADIYLKIARTFPEQIRAIYIRAVKKQSLIKRVESLIEANTDIKVVLIRENQKAIDHARENGYIQ from the coding sequence GTTATCATAGTGCCATACGGAGGTTATGCCAGTGACCTGATGATACATGCCCAGGCACGGGTGCTGGAAGACGAAGGTATCAGGCAATCCGAAGCAGATTCAGCACTAAAAAACCTCTGGAATTCCTTCAAACGTTTCGAATCTGACGAGAAAAAAGGCATGAAAGTTAAGGTAAAATGGGGCGACCAGGAGAAGTTGCTTGTTTCGGATAAAGAAGGCTATGTTTATCTGGATGAAGCTCTTAAACAACAATATACCCATGAAGAAACCCTTTGGATACCGCTAACTTACGAGCTCATGCAGGACGCTGAAGTTATTTACCAGACTACTACTCAGGTAATGAAACCATCTTACAAAGCTGAGTTTGGTGTTATCAGTGATCTTGATGATACCGTGATCCATACCGGCGTATCGTCAACTTTAAAATGGAGGTTACTTGTTAATTCCCTGATGCGCCATAGTCACAACCGGATGCCGCTGGAGGGAGCTCATGAGTTTTATAGACTACTATACAAAGGAAAATCAGGTTTTGCCACCAATCCGTTCTTTTACCTGTCCAACAGTCCATGGAATATCTATGATTATTTAAACGCCTTTCTTAGAAAATATGACTTTCCTGACGGACCTGTATTACTTAGGGATATAGGCATAAGCTGGCCGCGCCGTAAGTCATTTATGGAAGGCAACAAATACCTGAAAGTAAAGCACATTCTTGAGACCTACCCATCCTTGCCATTTATACTGATTGGCGATGCCGCTGAAATAGATGCAGACATTTATCTCAAAATAGCCAGAACTTTTCCTGAGCAGATCCGGGCCATATATATTCGTGCAGTAAAAAAACAGTCGTTGATTAAAAGAGTAGAAAGCCTTATTGAGGCCAACACTGACATTAAAGTAGTGCTGATCCGGGAAAATCAAAAAGCTATAGACCATGCCAGGGAAAATGGATACATTCAGTAA
- a CDS encoding (2Fe-2S)-binding protein yields MAQYTLNINGKPHQVDVAPDTPLLWVLRDHLKLLGTKFGCGIGQCGACTIHFDGVATRSCLIPVSAAGNTSIITIEGLSENQDHPVQLAWLAHDVPQCGYCQSGQMMSAASLLKQTPSPTDEEIEAAMAGNICRCGTYVRIKAAIKTAASKS; encoded by the coding sequence ATGGCACAATACACTTTAAATATCAACGGAAAGCCCCATCAGGTAGATGTGGCCCCGGATACACCACTATTGTGGGTATTGCGGGATCATCTGAAGCTATTAGGAACCAAGTTCGGCTGTGGTATTGGCCAATGCGGAGCCTGTACGATTCACTTCGACGGCGTTGCCACACGGTCATGCCTGATACCTGTATCAGCAGCAGGCAATACATCCATTATCACCATCGAAGGTTTATCAGAAAACCAGGATCACCCGGTACAACTGGCCTGGCTTGCGCATGATGTACCTCAATGTGGCTATTGCCAAAGCGGACAAATGATGAGTGCGGCATCATTGTTAAAGCAAACTCCAAGTCCGACAGATGAAGAAATAGAGGCTGCAATGGCAGGAAACATCTGTAGATGCGGAACCTATGTGCGAATAAAAGCAGCTATAAAAACTGCTGCATCCAAAAGCTGA
- a CDS encoding molybdopterin cofactor-binding domain-containing protein, which produces MTLIKTNYNRRSFLKVSAAAGGGIILGFNWLVSCTPSEKQLAQMPEEWFNINAFLKIGDNGIVTIMSPNPEIGQNVKTSMPMIIAEELDVNWKNVVVEQAGLDTQKYTRQLAGGSQSIRQGWQSLRMAGATARRMLLEAAAKQWNIPVNELTTEGGVIKHKSGKTVSYGEIASAAANISVPEEVQLKDPKDFKIIGQPTKNVDGSKIIKGEPLFGLDYYKEGMLTAMIVHPPAFGLKPKSVDDSAARAMPGITDVFIINSLPDGVERQWSDVNAFPELVVVAGTGTWEVMKAKKALKIEWEQITPGESTSDYMTGLAALMDKTPTEPSRKDGNPDQAFKNAAKVIERTYTAPFLAHNTMEPMNFFAHITADKAELVGPIQTPEYLRKTLVEVLSLPEDKISIMMTRMGGGFGRRLYGNFAVEAAVISKKLNAPVKLMYTREDDMTQGTYRPAYTVKYQAALDADNKLIGFKIRGAGINGSPVFNNRFPAGAVDNYLSENHSLDSNISTGAWRAPSSNFIAFAEQSFLDEIAETVGKDPIDFRLELFERAKANPVGSENDYDPERYAGVLKLVKEKSGWGTDKPGVSRGVSAYYCHNSYVAQVVDLVMKDDSPVIQKIWCAIDCGIVVNPEGALNQVEGGIIDGVGHAMYSAMTFKNGKPDQSNFNNYKLLRMNEAPLEIETFFVQNGIDPTGLGEPSLPPVAAALANAIYNATGVRVASQPFADHMGKEKVVS; this is translated from the coding sequence ATGACGCTTATCAAAACCAATTATAACAGACGATCATTTTTAAAAGTCTCTGCTGCAGCGGGTGGCGGAATCATTTTGGGTTTCAACTGGCTGGTGTCCTGCACCCCGTCGGAAAAGCAGTTGGCTCAAATGCCTGAAGAATGGTTTAACATTAATGCATTCCTCAAAATCGGGGACAATGGCATAGTCACGATCATGTCTCCCAACCCTGAAATAGGCCAGAATGTAAAGACTTCCATGCCTATGATCATAGCCGAAGAGCTGGATGTGAACTGGAAGAACGTAGTAGTAGAGCAGGCAGGACTTGACACGCAAAAGTACACCCGCCAGTTGGCCGGAGGTAGTCAATCCATACGCCAGGGGTGGCAAAGCCTTAGAATGGCGGGAGCAACTGCCAGACGCATGCTTCTGGAAGCCGCTGCAAAGCAGTGGAATATACCAGTAAATGAGCTGACCACCGAAGGAGGTGTGATCAAACATAAGTCTGGAAAAACAGTCAGCTATGGTGAAATAGCCTCTGCTGCTGCCAATATTAGTGTACCGGAAGAAGTACAGTTAAAAGATCCGAAAGATTTTAAAATAATAGGACAGCCCACAAAGAATGTTGATGGATCGAAAATAATAAAAGGAGAACCACTTTTCGGACTGGATTATTACAAAGAAGGTATGCTCACCGCCATGATAGTACACCCACCTGCATTTGGCCTTAAGCCTAAAAGTGTAGACGACAGTGCTGCCAGAGCCATGCCTGGGATTACAGATGTATTCATTATCAATTCCCTTCCGGATGGCGTTGAAAGACAGTGGTCAGATGTCAACGCTTTTCCTGAATTGGTAGTAGTGGCTGGCACCGGCACATGGGAAGTAATGAAAGCAAAAAAAGCCTTAAAAATAGAATGGGAGCAGATAACCCCAGGAGAAAGCACTTCTGATTACATGACTGGTCTGGCTGCCTTGATGGATAAAACACCCACCGAACCATCACGCAAAGACGGTAATCCTGATCAGGCATTTAAAAATGCTGCCAAAGTGATAGAGCGAACATACACTGCTCCCTTTCTGGCCCACAACACCATGGAGCCGATGAACTTCTTTGCCCATATTACTGCAGATAAAGCCGAGCTTGTGGGGCCAATTCAAACACCTGAATACCTCCGAAAAACCCTTGTGGAAGTACTTAGCCTTCCTGAAGATAAAATCTCCATTATGATGACCCGGATGGGTGGAGGTTTCGGACGCCGGTTATATGGTAACTTCGCCGTTGAGGCTGCTGTAATATCCAAAAAGCTGAACGCACCCGTAAAATTAATGTACACCCGTGAAGATGACATGACCCAGGGTACGTACAGGCCGGCTTACACCGTGAAATACCAGGCAGCCCTTGATGCTGACAACAAACTCATTGGGTTCAAAATAAGAGGCGCCGGCATTAACGGCAGCCCAGTGTTCAACAACCGTTTTCCCGCTGGTGCGGTTGATAATTACCTGTCAGAAAACCATTCTTTAGACTCCAATATTTCTACCGGTGCATGGCGTGCCCCATCATCCAACTTCATAGCGTTTGCAGAGCAGTCGTTTTTAGACGAGATCGCTGAAACAGTGGGCAAGGATCCAATAGATTTCAGGCTGGAGTTGTTTGAAAGGGCCAAAGCAAATCCCGTAGGCTCGGAAAATGATTATGATCCTGAAAGATATGCAGGTGTACTTAAACTGGTTAAAGAAAAATCCGGCTGGGGTACTGATAAGCCCGGTGTAAGCCGTGGGGTATCTGCCTATTACTGTCACAACTCTTATGTGGCACAGGTGGTGGATTTGGTAATGAAAGATGACTCTCCGGTAATACAAAAAATCTGGTGTGCCATAGATTGCGGTATAGTAGTGAACCCGGAAGGTGCACTCAACCAGGTAGAAGGTGGTATTATCGATGGTGTTGGTCATGCTATGTATAGTGCCATGACCTTCAAAAATGGAAAACCGGACCAAAGCAACTTCAACAACTATAAATTACTCAGAATGAACGAGGCCCCACTCGAAATAGAGACCTTCTTTGTTCAAAACGGTATAGATCCGACCGGTTTGGGAGAGCCTTCTCTTCCTCCTGTTGCTGCAGCTTTGGCAAATGCTATTTACAACGCCACCGGTGTAAGGGTAGCGAGCCAGCCTTTTGCAGATCATATGGGTAAAGAGAAAGTAGTGAGTTAA
- a CDS encoding universal stress protein, protein MKNFLLAVDIKSTDQVLMDYALVLAEKFHSKVWIVHIAAPDPDFVGYGVGPTYIRKSRADELRKEHKELHSYLRI, encoded by the coding sequence ATGAAAAACTTCCTCCTTGCTGTTGATATCAAATCCACTGACCAGGTGCTCATGGATTATGCCCTTGTGCTTGCAGAGAAGTTCCATTCCAAAGTATGGATCGTGCATATTGCAGCGCCTGATCCTGACTTTGTAGGCTATGGAGTAGGTCCTACTTACATTCGAAAAAGCCGGGCGGATGAGTTAAGAAAAGAGCATAAAGAGCTTCACTCCTACCTCAGAATTTGA
- a CDS encoding universal stress protein, producing the protein MSADALLIQGPTVEMLKEEVGKLQIDLLIIGSHKHGLLYEMFVGSTTIDMVKKHSIPMMIIPLPDVDE; encoded by the coding sequence ATCTCTGCCGATGCCCTCCTTATTCAAGGCCCGACAGTTGAAATGCTGAAAGAAGAGGTAGGTAAATTACAAATTGACTTGCTGATTATAGGTAGCCATAAGCACGGCCTTTTATATGAGATGTTTGTGGGAAGTACAACAATTGATATGGTCAAAAAGCACAGTATCCCTATGATGATTATTCCCTTGCCTGATGTGGATGAGTAG
- a CDS encoding VOC family protein → MKIEHFAINVEDPVGMVQWYTKHLGLKVVRQRMEAPFTAFLADDSGRVMVEIYRNPADEIPTYRTMNPLLLHLAFVSESPEVDKDNLLEAGATLVTEDHLEDGSHLVMMRDPWGLAIQFCKRAKAMLLDKEPG, encoded by the coding sequence ATGAAAATTGAACACTTTGCTATTAATGTGGAAGACCCCGTCGGAATGGTGCAATGGTATACTAAACATCTTGGCCTTAAAGTAGTGAGGCAGCGAATGGAGGCTCCTTTTACTGCTTTTCTGGCAGATGACAGTGGAAGGGTAATGGTTGAGATCTATAGAAACCCTGCAGATGAAATACCGACTTACCGAACCATGAATCCTTTGCTTTTGCACCTGGCTTTTGTATCCGAATCACCGGAAGTTGATAAAGATAATTTGCTGGAAGCCGGGGCGACATTAGTTACCGAAGATCATCTGGAGGATGGTTCCCATCTGGTGATGATGCGTGATCCCTGGGGATTGGCGATACAATTTTGTAAAAGGGCAAAGGCTATGTTGTTGGATAAAGAGCCTGGTTAA
- a CDS encoding FUSC family protein, which yields MIESVIRFFKSFDFYKSFILTLSILISLFFAWQFNRYDIGMGLIIGMFACAPADIPGGRRHRIIGLLVANVFTIFATLIINLTTFNLWLLVPVLGILVFAISIISVYGFRASLVSFAGLLAIVFSFAHPQTGTALYLHLGMIGVGGLWYLIFSQLSHLLADRNHTSQLMAECMSLTSQYLRVKAQMTFSTEKSEVLQNELFELQTQLNEKHETLREILLVSRKHFGLSNFAKRQVLIFIELIDILELAIANLAGRGDDSLFSDEKNVQFESFSKLAFEIADRLEYFSRVMGDRRALNENVLLTRLLDESREEIRVYASSGKSATIRENVLHLQNKYDYLHKLVQKLEVIENVMNNLYNRNQVWLRGKYSARFITQQDYDVKNLAENISFKSPIFRHSLRLAVTVLAGLIVGAIFPFQNSYWILLTIIVIMRPGYSLTKQRSKQRIYGTLIGAAIAVVIVLITQNLYVYGVLAGITFLMAFALVQRNYKSSAIFITLSIVFIYAIIQPNVLNVIQFRVIDTLTGAALAIIANTFLWPSWESLNINEFIVEAIQSNILYLREVDNYYHHKNDADPSYKLSRKNAFLAIGNLNAAFQRMAQEPKSKQKNLSQMYEVVTLNHTFLSLAAALGTYIHNHKTTEASRYFEMYISSICENLDIALRTVNNEYVHDHEIEANVAEAQQYLDDQYHKLISENDSTGAGETSRLLITPEIQEIRLISEQLKWLYSISENIKKVVGARGV from the coding sequence ATGATTGAATCAGTAATAAGATTCTTTAAGAGCTTCGATTTTTATAAAAGTTTTATTCTTACCCTTTCTATTCTTATTTCACTTTTTTTTGCCTGGCAATTTAACCGGTACGACATTGGCATGGGGCTGATCATTGGTATGTTTGCCTGTGCGCCTGCTGACATTCCGGGGGGAAGGAGGCACCGGATTATCGGGTTGCTTGTGGCTAATGTTTTCACAATATTTGCCACTCTGATCATTAACCTCACGACCTTTAATCTTTGGCTGCTGGTGCCTGTATTGGGTATTCTTGTTTTTGCCATTTCCATCATTTCTGTCTATGGTTTCAGGGCTTCTTTAGTATCCTTTGCAGGGTTGCTGGCCATAGTTTTCAGTTTTGCTCATCCGCAGACCGGAACTGCTTTGTACCTGCATCTGGGCATGATCGGGGTTGGCGGTCTATGGTATTTGATTTTCTCGCAATTATCCCATTTGCTTGCCGACAGAAATCACACATCTCAGCTGATGGCTGAGTGTATGTCGCTTACATCACAGTACCTGCGGGTAAAAGCTCAGATGACATTTAGCACTGAGAAAAGTGAAGTGCTTCAAAATGAGCTGTTTGAGCTGCAAACCCAGCTCAACGAAAAGCATGAAACGCTAAGGGAGATTCTATTGGTTTCCAGAAAACACTTTGGGCTTTCGAATTTTGCCAAGCGACAGGTGCTCATTTTTATTGAACTTATTGATATTTTGGAACTGGCTATAGCCAACCTGGCTGGTCGGGGGGATGATAGCCTTTTTTCTGATGAAAAAAACGTGCAGTTTGAGTCTTTTTCAAAGCTGGCTTTTGAGATAGCCGACCGGCTGGAGTATTTTTCCAGGGTAATGGGAGACAGAAGGGCTTTGAATGAGAATGTACTGCTAACCCGGCTATTAGATGAATCCAGAGAGGAGATTAGAGTGTATGCAAGCTCCGGTAAGTCGGCAACGATCAGGGAAAACGTGCTGCATTTGCAAAACAAGTATGATTACCTGCATAAACTGGTGCAAAAGCTTGAGGTAATAGAAAATGTAATGAACAACCTCTACAACCGGAACCAGGTGTGGCTCAGAGGTAAGTATTCTGCCAGGTTCATTACTCAGCAGGATTATGACGTAAAGAACCTTGCCGAGAATATCAGCTTTAAGTCCCCAATATTCAGACACAGCCTGCGGCTGGCCGTTACAGTATTGGCCGGCTTGATTGTCGGAGCCATTTTTCCTTTCCAGAATTCGTACTGGATACTACTCACCATTATTGTTATCATGAGGCCGGGGTATTCACTTACCAAGCAACGGTCAAAGCAACGGATCTACGGTACGTTGATTGGTGCGGCCATAGCAGTCGTGATCGTATTGATCACGCAAAACCTCTATGTGTACGGTGTACTGGCAGGTATTACTTTTTTGATGGCCTTTGCCCTGGTGCAGAGGAACTATAAAAGTTCCGCGATCTTCATTACACTGAGTATTGTTTTTATCTATGCTATTATACAGCCAAATGTGCTTAATGTGATCCAGTTCAGGGTTATAGATACACTGACGGGAGCAGCCCTCGCGATTATTGCCAATACCTTCTTATGGCCATCGTGGGAATCGTTAAACATCAACGAGTTTATCGTGGAAGCCATACAATCCAATATCCTTTACCTCAGGGAGGTCGATAATTATTATCACCATAAAAACGATGCTGATCCTTCGTACAAGCTTTCAAGGAAAAATGCTTTTCTGGCCATAGGCAATTTAAATGCAGCTTTTCAGCGTATGGCACAGGAGCCAAAATCCAAACAGAAAAACCTGTCGCAGATGTATGAGGTGGTTACGTTAAATCATACCTTTCTTTCCCTGGCAGCGGCATTGGGCACTTACATCCATAACCATAAAACCACTGAGGCCTCCCGCTACTTTGAGATGTACATTTCCAGTATTTGCGAAAATCTGGATATTGCCCTTAGAACGGTTAATAACGAATACGTTCATGACCATGAGATTGAAGCCAATGTAGCCGAAGCCCAGCAATATCTTGACGACCAATATCATAAATTAATCAGCGAGAATGACAGCACCGGGGCAGGAGAGACTTCAAGGCTTCTGATCACTCCAGAAATTCAGGAGATCAGGCTGATCTCTGAGCAGCTCAAGTGGTTGTATTCCATCTCGGAGAATATTAAGAAGGTAGTAGGGGCGAGAGGTGTTTAG
- a CDS encoding PAS domain-containing sensor histidine kinase, which produces MAVKQLLSHLANLGVKEGQVIIQQRRIRLLNIIAMISFGLCSFFFIIDFFLGVYYQAFMNLCAIVFVIMPVLYMNHIGKNSFSRIYFIVMALFFIDSTSYVTINQLRDTDTENILVGFSALIIVLYDNPLKSIFFAIAAISLVVLKTIKHDVMGWAFDGDFVLLHVNLLASFICIYLFTGAFKSDLLITLDKLKGYNDELEKQQVENLQQKDALISHRHLLRSMIDHVPLFLAMVDRDGRYLIVNARYEEAFGVPVEEIEGQHYKELLPNHLLEIHQPLIDKCMKGEDAEFSEYNTLPSGESFYAFGKYKPVKDHNGDVTSFVVYVADITQLKNAEQELKQMNTTKNKLLSIISHDLKSPIRSLQGLLSIAHSISPDEFMQITGKIEKQVRAVSFTMDNLLNWVKSQLEGFKLNISDVNISDVVSHCTDLYTEDMQAKDIRLINELDKSVMVKADPDHLKLIIRNILSNSIKFTSGGSISISSNNLKGETEIIIKDTGIGMPVEKIKELLSPSLHTSEQGTGGEQGTGLGLALCVDMLALIGGRLDINSRPGEGTAVHIYLPE; this is translated from the coding sequence ATGGCAGTAAAACAGCTACTTTCTCATTTAGCTAATTTGGGAGTTAAGGAAGGTCAGGTGATTATACAGCAAAGGCGTATCCGGCTACTTAATATCATTGCCATGATAAGTTTTGGCCTTTGTTCATTCTTTTTTATTATTGATTTTTTTCTCGGCGTGTATTATCAGGCCTTCATGAATCTGTGTGCCATTGTATTTGTGATCATGCCTGTACTGTACATGAACCATATCGGAAAGAACAGTTTCTCCAGGATCTATTTCATTGTAATGGCATTGTTCTTTATAGATTCTACTTCATACGTTACCATTAACCAACTAAGAGATACTGATACCGAGAATATTCTGGTGGGTTTTTCTGCACTGATCATTGTGCTTTATGACAATCCCTTAAAATCAATTTTCTTTGCCATAGCGGCAATATCGCTTGTGGTGTTAAAGACGATAAAGCATGATGTGATGGGCTGGGCCTTTGATGGTGATTTTGTACTTCTTCATGTCAACCTCCTGGCATCGTTTATCTGTATCTATCTTTTTACGGGAGCCTTTAAAAGTGACCTGCTTATCACCCTGGACAAACTGAAGGGCTATAACGATGAGCTGGAAAAACAACAGGTGGAAAATTTACAACAAAAAGATGCCCTAATCTCTCATAGACACCTGCTAAGATCCATGATTGATCATGTACCTTTATTTTTGGCTATGGTGGATCGCGATGGACGGTATTTGATTGTGAATGCGCGCTATGAAGAGGCCTTTGGTGTACCTGTAGAAGAGATTGAAGGACAGCATTACAAGGAACTGTTGCCCAATCATCTTTTAGAAATTCACCAGCCTCTAATTGACAAGTGTATGAAAGGAGAGGATGCTGAATTTAGCGAGTACAACACATTGCCATCCGGGGAATCGTTCTATGCTTTTGGCAAATACAAACCTGTAAAAGATCACAATGGTGATGTAACTTCGTTTGTGGTCTATGTGGCTGATATTACCCAGCTGAAAAATGCTGAACAGGAGCTTAAACAAATGAATACTACCAAAAACAAGCTCCTCAGTATTATTTCCCATGATTTAAAAAGCCCGATCCGTTCTCTTCAGGGACTGCTCTCAATTGCCCATAGCATTTCGCCGGATGAGTTTATGCAAATTACTGGAAAGATAGAAAAGCAGGTAAGAGCGGTCTCCTTTACTATGGATAATCTGCTCAACTGGGTGAAATCCCAGCTTGAGGGATTCAAGCTCAATATATCTGATGTTAATATCAGCGATGTGGTAAGCCATTGTACAGACCTTTATACAGAGGACATGCAGGCTAAGGATATCAGGTTGATCAATGAACTGGATAAATCGGTAATGGTTAAGGCTGACCCGGATCATTTGAAGTTGATTATCAGGAATATATTAAGTAATTCAATAAAGTTCACCTCAGGAGGATCCATTTCTATCAGCTCCAATAATTTAAAGGGGGAAACGGAAATAATTATAAAGGACACAGGGATTGGTATGCCCGTGGAAAAGATCAAGGAACTTCTGTCTCCCAGCCTGCATACGTCAGAGCAGGGGACAGGAGGGGAGCAGGGTACCGGCTTAGGTTTGGCGCTCTGTGTGGATATGCTGGCACTTATCGGAGGGCGACTGGATATTAACAGCAGGCCCGGTGAAGGAACGGCAGTCCATATTTATCTTCCCGAGTGA
- a CDS encoding LytR/AlgR family response regulator transcription factor, with protein sequence MINCIIVDDEFKSRESLQVLLTDFCENVTVKALCESVDEGVKAIREHKPDMIFLDIQMQRETGFDLLNKIDNIDFEVVFTTAHSEYAIKAFKFCALDYLLKPIDLEELRQAVAKVKNRLHQDISLRLEQLMKTLSPPKNQISKLALPTSNGLTFVQIEDILYCEAVSNYTKFFMEDSNVYMVSRTLKEYDAMLSGYNFCRIHNSYLINLNAIKEYVRGEGGYVVLNNNITLDVSKRKKVEFLKKLGYT encoded by the coding sequence ATGATTAACTGCATAATAGTTGATGATGAGTTTAAAAGCCGCGAAAGCCTGCAGGTATTGCTGACAGATTTCTGCGAAAATGTAACCGTTAAAGCGCTGTGCGAGAGTGTTGATGAAGGCGTAAAAGCCATTCGGGAACATAAACCTGACATGATTTTCCTTGATATACAAATGCAACGAGAAACAGGCTTTGACTTATTGAACAAAATAGATAACATCGACTTTGAAGTTGTTTTCACTACGGCGCATTCCGAATATGCTATTAAAGCATTTAAATTTTGTGCGTTAGACTATCTGCTCAAACCTATAGATCTGGAGGAGCTACGCCAAGCTGTTGCCAAAGTAAAGAACCGGCTACATCAGGATATTTCCCTGCGGCTGGAGCAGCTTATGAAGACCCTCTCCCCTCCCAAAAACCAGATCAGCAAACTTGCCCTGCCTACTTCCAATGGGTTGACTTTTGTGCAAATAGAGGATATACTCTACTGCGAGGCAGTCAGTAACTACACCAAATTTTTTATGGAAGATAGTAATGTATATATGGTGAGCAGGACGCTGAAGGAATATGACGCCATGCTGTCCGGATATAACTTCTGCCGGATCCATAACTCTTACCTGATCAATCTCAATGCCATAAAGGAATACGTGCGTGGTGAGGGAGGGTATGTTGTTTTAAACAATAATATTACACTTGATGTATCGAAACGCAAAAAAGTTGAATTTCTCAAAAAGCTTGGTTACACATAA
- a CDS encoding porin → MRKYTMVGALVCILSYTNVHSQNTTDSKFGKGISVVASDSSFSLRFKTRFQTLYTGTYDEGTDSYKDNVMIRRARLKFDGFAYTPRLKYKVELGLSNRDTGGSIPQANNTANIILDAVLKYNFHGRWSVWFGQTKLPGNIERVISSASLQLVDRSNLNSRFNIDRDAGIQLRYESPRFRSSTAISKGEGRNITAANMGGYDYTQRFEWFPFGQFTGKGDYFGADLKRESAPRLMLGVTYDYNDRAARERGQLGSFLSEERTLETWFLDAHFKYRGFSTMVEYANKKAHNGPAIVDETGATIGSFYTGSGINIQSGYLFKNNIELAARYTGVEPDKETGKDKNDQYTVGLSKYIVGHALKIQSDITLIDEEGADSQYMYRFQVEFSL, encoded by the coding sequence ATGCGGAAATACACTATGGTTGGTGCTTTGGTTTGCATACTGTCCTATACAAACGTACACTCACAAAACACCACCGACAGTAAATTTGGAAAAGGGATATCGGTAGTGGCCAGCGACTCTTCTTTTTCCCTACGTTTTAAAACACGATTTCAAACCCTATATACTGGCACATACGATGAGGGCACAGACTCCTATAAGGATAACGTGATGATAAGAAGGGCCCGATTAAAGTTTGATGGCTTTGCATACACCCCACGTTTGAAATACAAAGTGGAGCTTGGCCTTAGTAATAGAGATACAGGGGGCAGTATTCCCCAAGCCAACAATACGGCCAATATTATACTTGACGCCGTTTTAAAGTACAACTTTCACGGACGTTGGAGCGTATGGTTCGGACAAACCAAACTGCCTGGAAATATTGAAAGGGTTATTTCATCTGCTTCCCTGCAATTGGTAGATCGCAGCAACCTGAATTCCAGATTCAATATAGACCGTGACGCCGGCATACAACTTCGTTACGAATCACCGCGCTTTCGTTCTAGTACTGCTATCTCCAAAGGTGAGGGCCGGAATATTACAGCTGCCAACATGGGAGGATATGACTATACTCAACGCTTTGAGTGGTTTCCATTTGGGCAATTTACAGGAAAAGGTGACTATTTCGGAGCTGACCTAAAGCGTGAATCTGCCCCCAGGCTAATGCTGGGAGTCACGTACGATTATAATGACAGAGCCGCCAGGGAAAGAGGCCAGCTGGGAAGTTTCCTAAGTGAGGAAAGGACACTCGAAACCTGGTTTTTAGATGCCCACTTCAAGTACCGGGGCTTTTCAACCATGGTGGAGTATGCCAATAAAAAGGCGCATAATGGCCCTGCTATCGTAGATGAGACCGGCGCTACGATAGGCTCATTCTATACCGGCTCAGGCATCAATATACAATCAGGATACCTATTCAAAAATAATATTGAGCTTGCCGCACGATACACCGGTGTAGAGCCTGATAAAGAAACCGGTAAAGATAAGAATGACCAATATACGGTAGGCCTTTCAAAATATATTGTAGGGCATGCATTGAAAAT